A single Vibrio sp. YMD68 DNA region contains:
- a CDS encoding YdcH family protein yields the protein MLNENHAFILDFPELKLDIVQLNHDDPTFKADLQQYHQLDYDIRQLEISGSPIDDNSMHTLKLQRMELKDALYVQLTKHHGQAVSGS from the coding sequence ATGCTAAATGAAAACCATGCTTTTATCTTAGATTTCCCAGAGCTGAAATTAGACATTGTCCAGCTTAACCACGACGATCCCACCTTTAAAGCTGACCTTCAGCAATATCACCAGTTAGATTACGATATTCGACAGTTAGAGATATCGGGCAGTCCTATCGACGACAACAGTATGCATACGCTCAAACTCCAGCGAATGGAATTAAAAGACGCACTCTATGTTCAACTGACGAAACATCATGGACAGGCGGTGAGCGGTTCATAA
- a CDS encoding response regulator transcription factor yields the protein MDSKQILVVDDNMELRDALIDYLGRAGFEVVGAENGEAMWRVLDSHQPDLIILDIMMPGDDGFTLCQQLRRLSDVPIIMLTAVTEEADRVAGLEMGADDYITKSFSPRELLARIKTILRRSHVSNSTKLARKIRFGEWQIDTVTRQLIHIPSCSIKQLSGADLTLLLLFVSHAESILSRDDIAREIWGREADPLERGIDVQISRLRHHLEDKDRSLIITVRNKGYMLTTHVLYE from the coding sequence ATGGATAGTAAACAAATTCTGGTTGTCGACGATAATATGGAACTGCGTGATGCACTCATCGATTATCTCGGAAGAGCAGGTTTTGAGGTGGTTGGTGCAGAGAATGGCGAGGCAATGTGGCGCGTTTTAGACAGCCACCAACCTGATTTGATTATTCTGGATATCATGATGCCTGGCGATGATGGTTTCACTTTGTGCCAGCAATTACGACGTCTATCTGATGTACCCATTATTATGCTGACTGCGGTCACAGAGGAAGCAGACCGTGTAGCAGGCCTAGAAATGGGCGCGGATGATTACATTACCAAATCCTTTAGCCCACGGGAGTTGCTTGCCCGTATCAAAACCATTTTACGTCGCAGTCACGTTTCAAATTCAACCAAGTTGGCTCGTAAAATTCGCTTTGGAGAATGGCAGATAGATACGGTGACGCGTCAGCTCATCCATATACCAAGTTGCTCTATTAAACAACTGAGTGGGGCCGATTTAACACTACTCTTGCTGTTCGTCAGCCACGCTGAGTCAATATTATCGAGAGATGATATCGCCCGTGAGATTTGGGGACGAGAAGCGGATCCACTAGAGAGAGGAATTGATGTTCAGATCAGTCGCTTACGTCATCACTTAGAAGATAAGGATCGCTCACTCATCATTACAGTGCGTAACAAGGGCTACATGCTTACGACTCACGTTCTATATGAATAA
- the ptsG gene encoding glucose-specific PTS transporter subunit IIBC, with the protein MFSNLFGQLQKVGRSLMLPVAVLPVAGLMLGIGNAGFAFIPDALSKIMLAAGDGVFGNMQLMFAVGVALGLSKGNDGAAALAGLVGLIIMNASLGIVTGLRGLETDATIMGVSTLQTGVFGGIIIGAFAAMMYNRFYNIRLPEYLGFFAGKRFVPIITGITAIAVGAVLAFLWPPVGQMLDAFSHWAAYQNPVLAWAIYGAGERSLLPVGLHHIWNAPFFFEVGSYIDPETGKEITGELSRFFAGDKTAGYLSGGFMYSMWALPAAALAIYHCATPERKKVVGGLMLTAALTSWLTGITEPIEFTFLFVAPVLYIIHIFLTGIAFALTAFLEIKHSTDFAHGAIQFFLYYPMSSNAWMFFIIGPIWACLYYGLFRFLITKLDLKTPGRETDIAEVVIAGQPDEIAVDIVAALGGKANIKSVDACITRLRVSVKDIAHVDKTKLKQLGAREVLVIGDSLQAIFGTQSDSIKTEIHGVLAIS; encoded by the coding sequence ATGTTTAGTAATCTCTTTGGACAATTACAAAAAGTAGGGCGATCGTTAATGTTGCCTGTGGCGGTACTGCCCGTAGCAGGTTTAATGTTGGGGATCGGTAATGCTGGATTTGCGTTTATACCCGACGCGTTAAGTAAAATAATGTTAGCGGCAGGCGATGGCGTTTTTGGCAACATGCAGCTCATGTTTGCTGTGGGCGTAGCACTTGGGCTATCAAAAGGTAATGATGGGGCTGCTGCTTTGGCGGGCCTTGTTGGACTTATCATCATGAATGCGTCGCTTGGTATTGTCACTGGGCTTCGCGGGCTTGAAACCGATGCGACCATTATGGGAGTTTCGACACTCCAAACGGGCGTCTTTGGCGGTATTATCATCGGTGCATTTGCCGCCATGATGTATAACCGATTTTATAATATTCGGTTGCCCGAATACCTAGGCTTTTTTGCCGGAAAACGTTTTGTTCCCATTATTACCGGTATTACAGCCATCGCGGTAGGCGCAGTGCTTGCGTTCTTGTGGCCGCCTGTTGGGCAAATGCTTGATGCATTCTCTCACTGGGCTGCGTATCAAAATCCTGTTCTAGCCTGGGCGATCTATGGCGCTGGCGAACGCTCGTTACTGCCTGTTGGCTTACATCATATTTGGAATGCGCCATTCTTCTTTGAAGTGGGGAGTTACATTGACCCAGAAACAGGAAAAGAAATTACTGGTGAACTTTCTCGATTCTTTGCTGGCGACAAAACAGCAGGGTACTTGTCTGGTGGCTTTATGTACTCAATGTGGGCACTCCCTGCTGCTGCATTAGCCATTTACCATTGTGCAACGCCAGAGCGTAAAAAAGTCGTGGGCGGTTTGATGTTAACCGCGGCTTTAACCTCTTGGTTAACAGGTATCACCGAGCCGATTGAATTTACTTTCTTATTCGTGGCTCCAGTGCTTTATATCATCCATATCTTCTTAACGGGGATTGCATTTGCACTAACAGCGTTCCTGGAAATTAAACACAGTACCGATTTCGCTCATGGCGCCATTCAGTTCTTCTTGTATTACCCAATGTCGAGTAATGCGTGGATGTTCTTTATCATTGGGCCAATTTGGGCATGTTTGTACTATGGTTTATTCCGTTTCTTAATTACTAAGCTAGATCTAAAAACACCGGGTCGTGAGACAGACATAGCGGAAGTGGTCATCGCAGGTCAGCCTGATGAGATCGCAGTGGATATTGTGGCGGCGTTAGGCGGTAAAGCGAATATTAAGTCTGTGGATGCTTGCATTACTCGCTTGAGAGTAAGTGTAAAAGATATCGCTCACGTAGACAAAACGAAGCTTAAACAGCTAGGTGCACGAGAGGTTCTTGTTATAGGTGACAGCTTACAAGCCATCTTTGGTACGCAGTCCGACAGTATAAAAACCGAAATACACGGAGTGCTAGCGATCTCCTGA
- the gnd gene encoding decarboxylating NADP(+)-dependent phosphogluconate dehydrogenase: MKGDIGVIGLAVMGQNLILNMNDHGFKVVAHNRTAAKVDEFLEGPAKGTNIVGAYSLEELVEKLETPRKVMLMVRAGDVVDTFIDKLVPLLDKGDIIIDGGNTNFPDTNRRVAALREKGIHFIGTGVSGGEEGARFGPSIMPGGSPEAWEAVKPIFQGISAKTDAGEPCCDWVGNDGAGHFVKMVHNGIEYGDMQLITEAYQFMKDGLGLNHDEMQAVFADWNKTELDSYLVEITADILGYKDEDGEALVEKILDTAGQKGTGKWTGINALDMGIPLTLITESVFSRCLSALKDQRVEAEQLFGKTVAPVEGDKQEWVDAIRQALLASKIISYAQGFMLMREASNENGWDLNYGNVALMWRGGCIIRSAFLGNIRDAYEANPEIAFLGSDAYFKGILDNCMGAWRKVAAKSMESGIPMPCMTSALTFLDGYTTARLPANLLQAQRDYFGAHTYERTDRPRGEFFHTNWTGTGGDTASTTYDV; encoded by the coding sequence ATGAAAGGTGATATCGGTGTAATTGGCCTAGCAGTAATGGGTCAAAACCTTATCCTAAACATGAACGACCACGGCTTCAAAGTTGTGGCTCACAACCGTACTGCTGCTAAAGTAGACGAGTTTCTAGAAGGCCCAGCGAAAGGGACTAACATTGTTGGTGCTTACTCTCTAGAAGAGCTCGTTGAGAAGCTAGAAACGCCACGTAAAGTGATGTTGATGGTTCGTGCGGGTGACGTTGTAGATACGTTCATCGACAAGCTTGTACCACTTCTAGACAAAGGTGACATCATCATTGATGGTGGTAACACTAACTTCCCAGACACGAACCGTCGTGTTGCTGCTCTTCGTGAGAAAGGCATTCACTTCATCGGTACGGGTGTTTCTGGTGGTGAAGAAGGCGCTCGTTTCGGTCCTTCTATCATGCCAGGCGGTTCTCCTGAAGCTTGGGAAGCGGTTAAGCCTATCTTCCAAGGTATCTCTGCGAAAACTGACGCGGGTGAGCCTTGTTGTGATTGGGTGGGTAACGACGGTGCTGGTCACTTCGTTAAGATGGTTCACAATGGCATCGAATACGGTGACATGCAGCTTATCACTGAAGCCTACCAGTTCATGAAAGATGGCCTTGGGTTGAACCACGACGAAATGCAGGCTGTATTTGCTGACTGGAACAAAACTGAGCTAGATAGCTACCTAGTAGAAATCACGGCTGACATCCTTGGCTACAAAGATGAAGACGGTGAAGCGCTCGTTGAGAAAATCCTAGACACTGCTGGCCAAAAAGGTACGGGCAAATGGACAGGTATAAACGCACTAGACATGGGTATCCCACTGACTCTAATCACTGAGTCTGTATTCTCTCGTTGCCTGTCTGCATTGAAAGATCAACGTGTTGAAGCTGAGCAACTGTTCGGCAAGACTGTTGCTCCAGTTGAAGGCGACAAGCAAGAGTGGGTTGATGCAATCCGTCAGGCTCTACTGGCTTCTAAGATAATCTCTTACGCTCAAGGTTTCATGCTAATGCGTGAAGCGTCGAACGAAAACGGTTGGGATCTAAACTACGGTAACGTTGCTCTTATGTGGCGTGGCGGTTGTATCATCCGTTCTGCATTCCTGGGCAACATTCGTGATGCTTACGAAGCGAACCCAGAGATCGCTTTCCTAGGTTCAGATGCCTACTTCAAAGGTATCCTAGACAACTGCATGGGCGCTTGGCGTAAAGTAGCCGCTAAGTCTATGGAATCTGGTATTCCAATGCCATGCATGACTTCTGCACTGACGTTCCTAGACGGCTACACTACAGCTC
- the zwf gene encoding glucose-6-phosphate dehydrogenase, translating into MVIPENSSIVIFGASGDLTYRKLIPALYHLYANNQLPESFAILGVSRTDYSDESYRSKLKQSLQEMEKTEPEVLNAFIEHLHYQAINTSDAEDYGRLATRLEQIEQEYQFDNHNTLFYLATPPSLYGVIPANLAEHGLNDESNGWRRLIIEKPFGYDLESAQKLDEEIHHHFKEHQIYRIDHYLGKETVQNLLVLRFSNAMFEPLWNRNFIDYVEITGAEFLGVEERGGYYDGSGAVRDMFQNHLLQVLAMVGMEPPAQINADSIRDEVVKVLQCLKPLEEENLRKDLVLGQYTASDVRGQHLLGYREENGVADDSRTETYIGLKAYINNWRWNGVPFYVRTGKRLPTRVTEIVIHFKNTPHPVFGQDAPENKLIIRIQPDEGIQMSFGLKEPGAGFKAKEVKMNFSYSDLPETQMLTAYERLLLDALNGDATLFARTDAVEACWKYVQPILDFKQDPQALFGYACGTWGPQEAFELLERDNRAWRFPCKNLTDTDYCEL; encoded by the coding sequence ATGGTAATACCTGAAAATAGCAGCATCGTAATTTTTGGTGCCTCGGGCGATCTTACTTATCGTAAGTTGATCCCTGCTTTATACCACCTTTATGCAAATAATCAGTTGCCAGAATCGTTTGCGATCCTTGGCGTAAGCCGAACTGATTATAGCGATGAATCTTACCGCTCAAAATTAAAGCAATCGCTTCAGGAAATGGAAAAAACCGAACCAGAAGTGTTGAATGCCTTTATTGAGCATCTGCATTACCAAGCGATTAATACCTCGGATGCAGAAGATTATGGTCGATTAGCGACACGTTTAGAGCAAATCGAGCAAGAGTATCAATTCGACAACCACAACACATTATTCTATCTGGCGACACCGCCTAGCTTGTACGGCGTAATTCCAGCTAATCTTGCCGAACATGGCTTGAATGATGAATCCAATGGTTGGCGTCGTCTTATTATCGAAAAACCTTTTGGTTACGACCTTGAATCAGCCCAGAAGCTAGATGAAGAAATTCATCATCATTTCAAAGAGCACCAGATTTACCGAATCGACCATTACCTAGGTAAAGAAACGGTTCAAAACCTTCTGGTACTGCGCTTCTCTAATGCCATGTTCGAACCGTTGTGGAACCGTAACTTCATTGATTACGTTGAAATCACGGGCGCAGAGTTCTTGGGCGTAGAAGAGCGTGGTGGATACTACGATGGATCTGGCGCCGTGCGCGATATGTTCCAAAACCATTTGCTGCAAGTTTTGGCCATGGTGGGTATGGAGCCACCTGCGCAAATCAATGCCGATTCAATTCGTGATGAAGTGGTGAAAGTCCTTCAGTGTTTGAAACCGCTTGAAGAAGAAAACCTGCGTAAAGACCTCGTGTTAGGTCAATACACAGCGTCTGACGTTCGTGGTCAACACCTACTTGGTTACCGTGAAGAGAACGGCGTAGCCGACGACTCGCGTACTGAAACCTACATTGGTTTAAAAGCTTACATCAACAACTGGCGTTGGAACGGTGTGCCTTTCTACGTGCGTACGGGTAAGCGTTTACCGACACGTGTCACTGAAATCGTGATTCACTTTAAGAACACACCGCACCCTGTTTTCGGCCAAGATGCGCCTGAAAATAAACTGATTATCCGTATCCAACCGGATGAAGGTATTCAGATGAGCTTTGGTTTGAAAGAGCCAGGAGCAGGCTTCAAAGCAAAAGAAGTGAAAATGAACTTCTCTTACTCTGATCTGCCAGAAACTCAGATGCTAACAGCTTACGAGCGTTTACTTCTTGATGCGCTAAACGGTGACGCGACCCTGTTTGCACGTACCGATGCGGTCGAAGCATGCTGGAAGTATGTGCAACCTATTCTAGATTTCAAACAGGATCCACAAGCACTTTTTGGTTACGCGTGTGGAACGTGGGGCCCTCAAGAAGCGTTTGAACTTCTGGAGAGAGATAATCGAGCATGGCGTTTCCCATGCAAAAACTTAACGGATACGGATTACTGCGAACTATGA
- a CDS encoding ATP-binding protein, protein MKAKRWSNSLAVRTSLFLLLVIMLAQILAGIIWYQHSSERDKQGLTTTVHSLARSASSTISFFQTLPSEYRHLVLNQLRSMGGTRFFVSLNNHEIPVKPLPQSARKTLVINEVESVLHNELEGTPDIKVEFTLRDDLRVFNNELSIDGLPLLWAHYSLSYGDLNPPILVMQVEVADGEWFYLAAVLPAPYVALETSYFELREWFTLLLSAVLLMLCTWFVVRREIRPIRQLAKAATLMSTRLKVPEVKEEGSAELKAAVRAFNKMNRRIDSHIKDREMLFGAISHDLKTPIACLKLRSEMLDDAKERERFIRITNDLDLMVKGALQCIKETDIHEEIEPIDIVQLLHHIASYLCEDPSIITISGHANAPFAGKPLAIKRCIQNLVDNALKYGERADILLTDSETELRVTIEDQGTDVDSRVLEKLCEPYFRATGNTEKEGNGLGLTISQSIIKAHGGSLDLTITQRGGLRATLLFPRD, encoded by the coding sequence ATGAAGGCTAAACGGTGGTCAAATTCTTTAGCGGTACGCACGAGCTTATTTTTACTGTTGGTGATCATGCTGGCGCAAATCCTCGCTGGAATTATCTGGTATCAGCACAGTAGCGAACGTGACAAACAAGGGCTAACAACCACTGTGCATAGCTTGGCACGCAGCGCTTCTTCCACTATTTCTTTTTTCCAGACGTTACCTTCGGAATATCGCCACTTGGTTCTTAACCAGCTACGCAGTATGGGGGGAACTCGATTTTTTGTTTCCCTTAATAACCATGAAATCCCAGTAAAACCGCTGCCTCAAAGTGCACGAAAAACGCTTGTTATTAATGAAGTAGAATCGGTGCTTCACAATGAACTTGAAGGAACCCCGGACATTAAAGTGGAATTCACCCTGCGTGATGACCTGCGTGTATTTAACAATGAACTCTCCATTGATGGACTCCCCCTATTATGGGCCCACTACTCTCTTTCTTATGGCGATCTCAACCCGCCAATATTGGTGATGCAAGTTGAGGTTGCCGACGGAGAATGGTTCTATTTAGCCGCCGTATTACCCGCCCCATATGTCGCGCTCGAAACCAGTTATTTTGAGCTGCGAGAATGGTTCACCCTATTATTATCCGCTGTGTTGCTTATGCTTTGCACATGGTTTGTTGTGCGTCGAGAAATACGCCCTATTCGGCAATTGGCAAAAGCTGCGACCTTGATGTCGACACGATTAAAAGTACCAGAAGTGAAAGAAGAAGGTAGCGCCGAACTGAAAGCCGCGGTTAGAGCCTTTAACAAAATGAACCGCAGAATTGACAGCCATATTAAAGATCGAGAAATGCTCTTTGGCGCGATTTCTCACGATCTAAAAACCCCAATCGCCTGTTTAAAATTGCGATCTGAAATGCTGGATGACGCCAAGGAGCGAGAACGATTTATTCGTATTACCAATGACTTGGATCTGATGGTCAAAGGTGCGCTGCAATGCATTAAAGAAACCGATATTCATGAAGAAATTGAACCCATTGATATTGTGCAACTGCTTCACCATATCGCCTCTTACCTATGTGAAGATCCTAGCATCATTACCATTAGTGGCCACGCCAATGCTCCATTCGCAGGCAAACCTTTAGCCATCAAGCGATGCATACAAAACTTGGTCGACAACGCACTGAAATATGGTGAACGAGCCGACATCTTACTAACCGATAGCGAAACAGAATTAAGAGTCACAATTGAAGACCAAGGCACCGATGTTGATAGTCGCGTCCTTGAAAAACTCTGTGAACCCTACTTTCGCGCCACTGGCAATACCGAAAAAGAAGGGAATGGCTTAGGGCTAACGATTTCTCAAAGCATCATCAAAGCCCACGGGGGTAGCCTTGATCTAACCATAACCCAGCGCGGTGGTCTTCGCGCCACATTACTGTTTCCAAGAGATTAA
- the pgl gene encoding 6-phosphogluconolactonase, producing the protein MINHKIFATPELVVENLANEMKAYSEQGKPVHISLSGGSTPKMLFKLLAEAPYAEGIQWNNLHFWWGDERCVAADDAESNFGEANALLFSKVNLPAENIHRIRGEDEPKAEAERFAKEMADVIPTENGTPVFDWILLGVGADGHTASLFPGTTDYQDENLSVLASHPESGQIRVSKTAKVLEAAKRISYLVLGAGKVDIVKEIHTTPASELPYPAAKIQSKTGETEWFLDSNAASAIA; encoded by the coding sequence ATGATCAATCACAAGATCTTTGCAACGCCAGAACTGGTTGTTGAAAACCTAGCAAACGAAATGAAAGCGTACAGCGAACAGGGCAAACCTGTACACATTTCACTGTCGGGTGGCAGCACGCCAAAAATGCTTTTCAAGCTTTTAGCGGAAGCACCATACGCAGAAGGTATTCAATGGAATAACCTTCACTTCTGGTGGGGCGACGAACGTTGCGTGGCAGCAGACGACGCTGAAAGTAACTTTGGTGAAGCAAACGCATTGCTATTTTCAAAAGTAAACCTGCCAGCTGAAAACATCCACCGCATTCGTGGTGAAGATGAACCTAAAGCAGAAGCTGAGCGTTTCGCGAAAGAGATGGCAGACGTGATTCCAACTGAAAACGGTACGCCTGTATTCGATTGGATTTTGCTAGGTGTTGGCGCAGACGGCCACACAGCGTCACTATTCCCGGGCACAACGGACTACCAAGATGAGAACCTATCTGTATTAGCTTCTCACCCAGAGTCGGGGCAGATCCGAGTTTCTAAGACCGCGAAAGTGTTAGAAGCCGCAAAACGAATCAGCTACCTAGTACTGGGTGCCGGTAAAGTTGACATCGTTAAAGAAATTCATACAACACCTGCTTCAGAGTTGCCTTACCCGGCAGCGAAGATCCAGTCTAAAACTGGCGAAACAGAGTGGTTCCTAGATTCAAATGCAGCAAGTGCTATCGCATAA